A DNA window from Mytilus edulis chromosome 14, xbMytEdul2.2, whole genome shotgun sequence contains the following coding sequences:
- the LOC139502671 gene encoding uncharacterized protein isoform X5, with the protein MSSIPEKKFLCLIKLSYDISLKVTRAYTEINVLSKYDNRVSTFLNRNKHDIFHMWTDTTCCQCVSKGGTNSKSNCSLNRRQIEILFEFQGNIEPGHFKTGKPSNKVTQHCLCRMSERSVSLNDLDIHLLETLLKQFANLEMDDKKWLSTIRETRNCIAHVTSTTEFDPGRLDKWWMKLEGSIIGLVGKIPPAFYGEAIESQINALKNSNMEAIYAKKLMDDVKAENMILLQGLDERSDTRIGDCENNIKQTIIENNIDLKLYVDEKTGGLMRKLEELEAKIEASAKLDPNTNFRSDHDMTRKIHVACQVEADDIDELLTIQNLSDPDIVATDESGDEGFKVVNIKQKCILLELTASPEILSSEERLLNAIDQLINQVVLAGNLDTRVPGKMTLNFTFTSPLSREELDVFSRVFCTIDKYENIDSDLMNQIQDCSTGTVTRETQTEIITEDYACQVDMKCKQCSMIDELSNELEDALLIPNEECSSDVEVDSGSLYSNAVTLDNENQNDDKYIEEAEGTL; encoded by the exons ATGAGTTCAATTCCAGAGAAGAAattcctttgtttgataaaattaTCATATGATATCTCGTTAAAAGTAACAAGGGCGTACACAGAGATTAATGTTCTAAGTAAATATGACAACAGAGTGTCAACTTTTCTGAATAGAAACAAGCATGACATATTCCACATGTGGACCGATACCACATGTTGTCAATGTGTCTCCAAAGGAGGCACAAATTCAAAGTCAAATTGTTCTTTAAACCGTCGTCAGATAGAAATATTATTCGAATTTCAAGGAAATATAGAACCGGGCCATTTCAAAACAGGAAAACCAAGCAACAAGGTGACACAACACTGCTTGTGTCGAATGTCTGAAAGATCAGTCTCTTTAAATGATTTGGATATTCACTTATTAGAAACATTATTAAAACAATTTGCGAATCTTGAAATGGATGATAAGAAGTGGCTATCGACTATTCGGGAAACAAGGAACTGCATAGCACATGTTACAAGCACGACAGAATTTGACCCTGGAAGACTAGATAAGTGGTGGATGAAGCTAGAGGGATCAATCATTGGGCTTGTTGGGAAAATACCACCAGCATTTTACGGGGAAGCAATTGAAAGTCAGATTAATGCTTTGAAAAATTCTAATATGGAAGCGATTTATGCAAAGAAACTCATGGATGACGTTAAAGCAGAAAATATGATC TTGTTGCAGGGTTTGGATGAAAGAAGTGATACCAGGATTGGGGACTGTGAAAACAACATAAAGCAAACAATAATTGAGaataatattgatttaaaacTATACGTAG ATGAAAAGACAGGCGGATTAATGAGAAAATTAGAGGAATTAGAAGCAAAAATTGAGGCTTCAGCCAAATTAGATCCGAACACTAATTTCCGAAGCGATCATG ATATGACTAGAAAAATACACGTTGCTTGCCAAGTTGAAGCAGATGACATAGATGAACTTTTGACTATCCAAAACCTGTCAGATCCAGACATAGTAGCAACAGATGAAAGTGGTGACGAAGGCTTCAAAGTtgtaaatatcaaacaaaaatgtattttgctTGAACTAACAGCGTCACCGGAAATACTGAGCTCGGAAGAACGTTTACTGAATGCCATTGATCAGTTGATAAATCAAGTGGTTTTGGCTGGGAATCTCGATACCAGAGTGCCAGGAAAAATGACCTTGAATTTTACATTTACAAGTCCTTTGAGTAGAg aGGAACTAGATGTCTTTTCAAGAGTATTCTGTACTATTGACAAATACGAAAATATAGATTCGGACTTGATGAATCAAATTCAAGACTGTAGTACTGGAACAGTAACTAGGGAAACACAAACAG aaataatcACTGAAGATTATGCTTGTCAAGTAGATATGAAGTGTAAGCAGTGCTCAATGATAGACGAGCTAAGCAATGAACTTGAGGATGCATTATTAATTCCAAATGAGGAATGTTCTTCAG ATGTAGAAGTCGATTCTGGTTCTCTGTATAGTAATGCTGTCACACTCG ataatgaaaatcaaaatgacgATAAATATATTGAAGAGGCTGAAGGTACTTTATGA
- the LOC139502671 gene encoding uncharacterized protein isoform X4, whose protein sequence is MSSIPEKKFLCLIKLSYDISLKVTRAYTEINVLSKYDNRVSTFLNRNKHDIFHMWTDTTCCQCVSKGGTNSKSNCSLNRRQIEILFEFQGNIEPGHFKTGKPSNKVTQHCLCRMSERSVSLNDLDIHLLETLLKQFANLEMDDKKWLSTIRETRNCIAHVTSTTEFDPGRLDKWWMKLEGSIIGLVGKIPPAFYGEAIESQINALKNSNMEAIYAKKLMDDVKAENMILLQGLDERSDTRIGDCENNIKQTIIENNIDLKLYVDEKTGGLMRKLEELEAKIEASAKLDPNTNFRSDHDMTRKIHVACQVEADDIDELLTIQNLSDPDIVATDESGDEGFKVVNIKQKCILLELTASPEILSSEERLLNAIDQLINQVVLAGNLDTRVPGKMTLNFTFTSPLSREELDVFSRVFCTIDKYENIDSDLMNQIQDCSTGTVTRETQTEIITEDYACQVDMKCKQCSMIDELSNELEDALLIPNEECSSDVEVDSGSLYSNAVTLVEVLVDSKHSKWNIFAGKSVERINAPTGTELVQEYKFDSSFFIDGIIKDVKMLNKNTIIIASYGKKQLVKTDWKYDVHERIPLQDYPSKLAVIDADTVALIMRDRDYILIFNTYNRKSTKIHVRQKLCGIGYSNKRLYVGCNDETIKVLSLDGDLKETIEIPGTEIHNMYVSENGRIYFTSYIDDKRMCIDTRSKQVIIIQNSKLIKPRGITMDENDNILVTCHRSTQVFRVSSVDKKTTKIMDIERFDGFPCICCDLDTGYMIIGGCNTIYLYKKKS, encoded by the exons ATGAGTTCAATTCCAGAGAAGAAattcctttgtttgataaaattaTCATATGATATCTCGTTAAAAGTAACAAGGGCGTACACAGAGATTAATGTTCTAAGTAAATATGACAACAGAGTGTCAACTTTTCTGAATAGAAACAAGCATGACATATTCCACATGTGGACCGATACCACATGTTGTCAATGTGTCTCCAAAGGAGGCACAAATTCAAAGTCAAATTGTTCTTTAAACCGTCGTCAGATAGAAATATTATTCGAATTTCAAGGAAATATAGAACCGGGCCATTTCAAAACAGGAAAACCAAGCAACAAGGTGACACAACACTGCTTGTGTCGAATGTCTGAAAGATCAGTCTCTTTAAATGATTTGGATATTCACTTATTAGAAACATTATTAAAACAATTTGCGAATCTTGAAATGGATGATAAGAAGTGGCTATCGACTATTCGGGAAACAAGGAACTGCATAGCACATGTTACAAGCACGACAGAATTTGACCCTGGAAGACTAGATAAGTGGTGGATGAAGCTAGAGGGATCAATCATTGGGCTTGTTGGGAAAATACCACCAGCATTTTACGGGGAAGCAATTGAAAGTCAGATTAATGCTTTGAAAAATTCTAATATGGAAGCGATTTATGCAAAGAAACTCATGGATGACGTTAAAGCAGAAAATATGATC TTGTTGCAGGGTTTGGATGAAAGAAGTGATACCAGGATTGGGGACTGTGAAAACAACATAAAGCAAACAATAATTGAGaataatattgatttaaaacTATACGTAG ATGAAAAGACAGGCGGATTAATGAGAAAATTAGAGGAATTAGAAGCAAAAATTGAGGCTTCAGCCAAATTAGATCCGAACACTAATTTCCGAAGCGATCATG ATATGACTAGAAAAATACACGTTGCTTGCCAAGTTGAAGCAGATGACATAGATGAACTTTTGACTATCCAAAACCTGTCAGATCCAGACATAGTAGCAACAGATGAAAGTGGTGACGAAGGCTTCAAAGTtgtaaatatcaaacaaaaatgtattttgctTGAACTAACAGCGTCACCGGAAATACTGAGCTCGGAAGAACGTTTACTGAATGCCATTGATCAGTTGATAAATCAAGTGGTTTTGGCTGGGAATCTCGATACCAGAGTGCCAGGAAAAATGACCTTGAATTTTACATTTACAAGTCCTTTGAGTAGAg aGGAACTAGATGTCTTTTCAAGAGTATTCTGTACTATTGACAAATACGAAAATATAGATTCGGACTTGATGAATCAAATTCAAGACTGTAGTACTGGAACAGTAACTAGGGAAACACAAACAG aaataatcACTGAAGATTATGCTTGTCAAGTAGATATGAAGTGTAAGCAGTGCTCAATGATAGACGAGCTAAGCAATGAACTTGAGGATGCATTATTAATTCCAAATGAGGAATGTTCTTCAG ATGTAGAAGTCGATTCTGGTTCTCTGTATAGTAATGCTGTCACACTCG TAGAAGTCCTGGTTGATTCTAAGCACAGTAAATGGAATAT TTTCGCAGGCAAATCAGTAGAGCGCATTAATGCACCCACCGGAACGGAATTGGTTCAGGAATACAAATTTGATTCGTCATTTTTCATTGATGGAATAATTAAAGATGTTAAGATGTTGAACAAAAACACTATAATCATTGCTAGTTATGGGAAAAAACAACTGGTCAAAACTGATTGGAAGTATGATGTACACGAACGCATTCCACTACAAGACTACCCTAGTAAGCTGGCAGTTATAGATGCAGATACGGTTGCACTCATCATGCGTGACAGAGATTATATTCTCATTTTTAACACTTACAATCGCAAATCAACTAAAATACACGTACGTCAAAAGTTATGTGGTATTGGATATTCAAATAAAAGGCTTTATGTTGGATGCAATGACGAGACAATCAAAGTTTTGTCTTTAGACGGTgatttgaaagaaacaatagaaatccCAGGAACAGAAATTCATAATATGTATGTGAGCGAGAACGGACGAATCTACTTTACAAGCTATATTGATGATAAACGGATGTGTATCGACACCAGGTCAAAGCAAGTTATtatcattcaaaattcaaagcTGATAAAACCACGTGGAATTACAATGGATGAAAACGATAACATACTCGTGACATGCCATCGATCAACACAAGTATTTCGCGTAAGCTCAgttgataaaaaaacaacaaaaattatgGATATTGAAAGATTCGATGGATTTCCATGCATTTGTTGTGACTTAGACACAGGGTATATGATAATTGGAGGATGTAACACCatctatctatataaaaaaaaatcctaa
- the LOC139502671 gene encoding uncharacterized protein isoform X3, translating to MSSIPEKKFLCLIKLSYDISLKVTRAYTEINVLSKYDNRVSTFLNRNKHDIFHMWTDTTCCQCVSKGGTNSKSNCSLNRRQIEILFEFQGNIEPGHFKTGKPSNKVTQHCLCRMSERSVSLNDLDIHLLETLLKQFANLEMDDKKWLSTIRETRNCIAHVTSTTEFDPGRLDKWWMKLEGSIIGLVGKIPPAFYGEAIESQINALKNSNMEAIYAKKLMDDVKAENMILLQGLDERSDTRIGDCENNIKQTIIENNIDLKLYVDEKTGGLMRKLEELEAKIEASAKLDPNTNFRSDHDMTRKIHVACQVEADDIDELLTIQNLSDPDIVATDESGDEGFKVVNIKQKCILLELTASPEILSSEERLLNAIDQLINQVVLAGNLDTRVPGKMTLNFTFTSPLSREELDVFSRVFCTIDKYENIDSDLMNQIQDCSTGTVTRETQTEIITEDYACQVDMKCKQCSMIDELSNELEDALLIPNEECSSDVEVDSGSLYSNAVTLDNENQNDDKYIEEAEAVEVLVDSKHSKWNIFAGKSVERINAPTGTELVQEYKFDSSFFIDGIIKDVKMLNKNTIIIASYGKKQLVKTDWKYDVHERIPLQDYPSKLAVIDADTVALIMRDRDYILIFNTYNRKSTKIHVRQKLCGIGYSNKRLYVGCNDETIKVLSLDGDLKETIEIPGTEIHNMYVSENGRIYFTSYIDDKRMCIDTRSKQVIIIQNSKLIKPRGITMDENDNILVTCHRSTQVFRVSSVDKKTTKIMDIERFDGFPCICCDLDTGYMIIGGCNTIYLYKKKS from the exons ATGAGTTCAATTCCAGAGAAGAAattcctttgtttgataaaattaTCATATGATATCTCGTTAAAAGTAACAAGGGCGTACACAGAGATTAATGTTCTAAGTAAATATGACAACAGAGTGTCAACTTTTCTGAATAGAAACAAGCATGACATATTCCACATGTGGACCGATACCACATGTTGTCAATGTGTCTCCAAAGGAGGCACAAATTCAAAGTCAAATTGTTCTTTAAACCGTCGTCAGATAGAAATATTATTCGAATTTCAAGGAAATATAGAACCGGGCCATTTCAAAACAGGAAAACCAAGCAACAAGGTGACACAACACTGCTTGTGTCGAATGTCTGAAAGATCAGTCTCTTTAAATGATTTGGATATTCACTTATTAGAAACATTATTAAAACAATTTGCGAATCTTGAAATGGATGATAAGAAGTGGCTATCGACTATTCGGGAAACAAGGAACTGCATAGCACATGTTACAAGCACGACAGAATTTGACCCTGGAAGACTAGATAAGTGGTGGATGAAGCTAGAGGGATCAATCATTGGGCTTGTTGGGAAAATACCACCAGCATTTTACGGGGAAGCAATTGAAAGTCAGATTAATGCTTTGAAAAATTCTAATATGGAAGCGATTTATGCAAAGAAACTCATGGATGACGTTAAAGCAGAAAATATGATC TTGTTGCAGGGTTTGGATGAAAGAAGTGATACCAGGATTGGGGACTGTGAAAACAACATAAAGCAAACAATAATTGAGaataatattgatttaaaacTATACGTAG ATGAAAAGACAGGCGGATTAATGAGAAAATTAGAGGAATTAGAAGCAAAAATTGAGGCTTCAGCCAAATTAGATCCGAACACTAATTTCCGAAGCGATCATG ATATGACTAGAAAAATACACGTTGCTTGCCAAGTTGAAGCAGATGACATAGATGAACTTTTGACTATCCAAAACCTGTCAGATCCAGACATAGTAGCAACAGATGAAAGTGGTGACGAAGGCTTCAAAGTtgtaaatatcaaacaaaaatgtattttgctTGAACTAACAGCGTCACCGGAAATACTGAGCTCGGAAGAACGTTTACTGAATGCCATTGATCAGTTGATAAATCAAGTGGTTTTGGCTGGGAATCTCGATACCAGAGTGCCAGGAAAAATGACCTTGAATTTTACATTTACAAGTCCTTTGAGTAGAg aGGAACTAGATGTCTTTTCAAGAGTATTCTGTACTATTGACAAATACGAAAATATAGATTCGGACTTGATGAATCAAATTCAAGACTGTAGTACTGGAACAGTAACTAGGGAAACACAAACAG aaataatcACTGAAGATTATGCTTGTCAAGTAGATATGAAGTGTAAGCAGTGCTCAATGATAGACGAGCTAAGCAATGAACTTGAGGATGCATTATTAATTCCAAATGAGGAATGTTCTTCAG ATGTAGAAGTCGATTCTGGTTCTCTGTATAGTAATGCTGTCACACTCG ataatgaaaatcaaaatgacgATAAATATATTGAAGAGGCTGAAG CAGTAGAAGTCCTGGTTGATTCTAAGCACAGTAAATGGAATAT TTTCGCAGGCAAATCAGTAGAGCGCATTAATGCACCCACCGGAACGGAATTGGTTCAGGAATACAAATTTGATTCGTCATTTTTCATTGATGGAATAATTAAAGATGTTAAGATGTTGAACAAAAACACTATAATCATTGCTAGTTATGGGAAAAAACAACTGGTCAAAACTGATTGGAAGTATGATGTACACGAACGCATTCCACTACAAGACTACCCTAGTAAGCTGGCAGTTATAGATGCAGATACGGTTGCACTCATCATGCGTGACAGAGATTATATTCTCATTTTTAACACTTACAATCGCAAATCAACTAAAATACACGTACGTCAAAAGTTATGTGGTATTGGATATTCAAATAAAAGGCTTTATGTTGGATGCAATGACGAGACAATCAAAGTTTTGTCTTTAGACGGTgatttgaaagaaacaatagaaatccCAGGAACAGAAATTCATAATATGTATGTGAGCGAGAACGGACGAATCTACTTTACAAGCTATATTGATGATAAACGGATGTGTATCGACACCAGGTCAAAGCAAGTTATtatcattcaaaattcaaagcTGATAAAACCACGTGGAATTACAATGGATGAAAACGATAACATACTCGTGACATGCCATCGATCAACACAAGTATTTCGCGTAAGCTCAgttgataaaaaaacaacaaaaattatgGATATTGAAAGATTCGATGGATTTCCATGCATTTGTTGTGACTTAGACACAGGGTATATGATAATTGGAGGATGTAACACCatctatctatataaaaaaaaatcctaa
- the LOC139502671 gene encoding uncharacterized protein isoform X1 has protein sequence MSSIPEKKFLCLIKLSYDISLKVTRAYTEINVLSKYDNRVSTFLNRNKHDIFHMWTDTTCCQCVSKGGTNSKSNCSLNRRQIEILFEFQGNIEPGHFKTGKPSNKVTQHCLCRMSERSVSLNDLDIHLLETLLKQFANLEMDDKKWLSTIRETRNCIAHVTSTTEFDPGRLDKWWMKLEGSIIGLVGKIPPAFYGEAIESQINALKNSNMEAIYAKKLMDDVKAENMILLQGLDERSDTRIGDCENNIKQTIIENNIDLKLYVDSLLDEKTGGLMRKLEELEAKIEASAKLDPNTNFRSDHDMTRKIHVACQVEADDIDELLTIQNLSDPDIVATDESGDEGFKVVNIKQKCILLELTASPEILSSEERLLNAIDQLINQVVLAGNLDTRVPGKMTLNFTFTSPLSREELDVFSRVFCTIDKYENIDSDLMNQIQDCSTGTVTRETQTEIITEDYACQVDMKCKQCSMIDELSNELEDALLIPNEECSSDVEVDSGSLYSNAVTLDNENQNDDKYIEEAEAVEVLVDSKHSKWNIFAGKSVERINAPTGTELVQEYKFDSSFFIDGIIKDVKMLNKNTIIIASYGKKQLVKTDWKYDVHERIPLQDYPSKLAVIDADTVALIMRDRDYILIFNTYNRKSTKIHVRQKLCGIGYSNKRLYVGCNDETIKVLSLDGDLKETIEIPGTEIHNMYVSENGRIYFTSYIDDKRMCIDTRSKQVIIIQNSKLIKPRGITMDENDNILVTCHRSTQVFRVSSVDKKTTKIMDIERFDGFPCICCDLDTGYMIIGGCNTIYLYKKKS, from the exons ATGAGTTCAATTCCAGAGAAGAAattcctttgtttgataaaattaTCATATGATATCTCGTTAAAAGTAACAAGGGCGTACACAGAGATTAATGTTCTAAGTAAATATGACAACAGAGTGTCAACTTTTCTGAATAGAAACAAGCATGACATATTCCACATGTGGACCGATACCACATGTTGTCAATGTGTCTCCAAAGGAGGCACAAATTCAAAGTCAAATTGTTCTTTAAACCGTCGTCAGATAGAAATATTATTCGAATTTCAAGGAAATATAGAACCGGGCCATTTCAAAACAGGAAAACCAAGCAACAAGGTGACACAACACTGCTTGTGTCGAATGTCTGAAAGATCAGTCTCTTTAAATGATTTGGATATTCACTTATTAGAAACATTATTAAAACAATTTGCGAATCTTGAAATGGATGATAAGAAGTGGCTATCGACTATTCGGGAAACAAGGAACTGCATAGCACATGTTACAAGCACGACAGAATTTGACCCTGGAAGACTAGATAAGTGGTGGATGAAGCTAGAGGGATCAATCATTGGGCTTGTTGGGAAAATACCACCAGCATTTTACGGGGAAGCAATTGAAAGTCAGATTAATGCTTTGAAAAATTCTAATATGGAAGCGATTTATGCAAAGAAACTCATGGATGACGTTAAAGCAGAAAATATGATC TTGTTGCAGGGTTTGGATGAAAGAAGTGATACCAGGATTGGGGACTGTGAAAACAACATAAAGCAAACAATAATTGAGaataatattgatttaaaacTATACGTAG ATTCGTTATTAGATGAAAAGACAGGCGGATTAATGAGAAAATTAGAGGAATTAGAAGCAAAAATTGAGGCTTCAGCCAAATTAGATCCGAACACTAATTTCCGAAGCGATCATG ATATGACTAGAAAAATACACGTTGCTTGCCAAGTTGAAGCAGATGACATAGATGAACTTTTGACTATCCAAAACCTGTCAGATCCAGACATAGTAGCAACAGATGAAAGTGGTGACGAAGGCTTCAAAGTtgtaaatatcaaacaaaaatgtattttgctTGAACTAACAGCGTCACCGGAAATACTGAGCTCGGAAGAACGTTTACTGAATGCCATTGATCAGTTGATAAATCAAGTGGTTTTGGCTGGGAATCTCGATACCAGAGTGCCAGGAAAAATGACCTTGAATTTTACATTTACAAGTCCTTTGAGTAGAg aGGAACTAGATGTCTTTTCAAGAGTATTCTGTACTATTGACAAATACGAAAATATAGATTCGGACTTGATGAATCAAATTCAAGACTGTAGTACTGGAACAGTAACTAGGGAAACACAAACAG aaataatcACTGAAGATTATGCTTGTCAAGTAGATATGAAGTGTAAGCAGTGCTCAATGATAGACGAGCTAAGCAATGAACTTGAGGATGCATTATTAATTCCAAATGAGGAATGTTCTTCAG ATGTAGAAGTCGATTCTGGTTCTCTGTATAGTAATGCTGTCACACTCG ataatgaaaatcaaaatgacgATAAATATATTGAAGAGGCTGAAG CAGTAGAAGTCCTGGTTGATTCTAAGCACAGTAAATGGAATAT TTTCGCAGGCAAATCAGTAGAGCGCATTAATGCACCCACCGGAACGGAATTGGTTCAGGAATACAAATTTGATTCGTCATTTTTCATTGATGGAATAATTAAAGATGTTAAGATGTTGAACAAAAACACTATAATCATTGCTAGTTATGGGAAAAAACAACTGGTCAAAACTGATTGGAAGTATGATGTACACGAACGCATTCCACTACAAGACTACCCTAGTAAGCTGGCAGTTATAGATGCAGATACGGTTGCACTCATCATGCGTGACAGAGATTATATTCTCATTTTTAACACTTACAATCGCAAATCAACTAAAATACACGTACGTCAAAAGTTATGTGGTATTGGATATTCAAATAAAAGGCTTTATGTTGGATGCAATGACGAGACAATCAAAGTTTTGTCTTTAGACGGTgatttgaaagaaacaatagaaatccCAGGAACAGAAATTCATAATATGTATGTGAGCGAGAACGGACGAATCTACTTTACAAGCTATATTGATGATAAACGGATGTGTATCGACACCAGGTCAAAGCAAGTTATtatcattcaaaattcaaagcTGATAAAACCACGTGGAATTACAATGGATGAAAACGATAACATACTCGTGACATGCCATCGATCAACACAAGTATTTCGCGTAAGCTCAgttgataaaaaaacaacaaaaattatgGATATTGAAAGATTCGATGGATTTCCATGCATTTGTTGTGACTTAGACACAGGGTATATGATAATTGGAGGATGTAACACCatctatctatataaaaaaaaatcctaa